A region from the Aegilops tauschii subsp. strangulata cultivar AL8/78 chromosome 5, Aet v6.0, whole genome shotgun sequence genome encodes:
- the LOC141023309 gene encoding uncharacterized protein, with protein MATAKSRDGGAADARCGADGDPPEFRGGSNPSQSQLPPQLSEANTSVESVAATAFARAVKEDPTGSQNWASAFGGVCLNDEVWEVRFHFFDRDNLERNISLSDITFWNLVALVEVEGYSFWNPGVWVSGMIELTDDDKVEEMLGELASKEKKVVNVTVMRSDAPTPADLNRCNVYEDQVPLSEIGVTLVYEIDTSGVLFPRTMKPQPQPVQVMHTHDSIEPEFVVDNGEERHEYFVDIDQEQEQIEQKLEENRNKEIEKFRSNKKRKEKYRAAKRKLPELLAEDCTDNDTDSEILVDENIIARLEAMKRHRDDPLNHFEDDTDVEELYEPDEEEGVDKATEKEAAVNSSIGGSSTGGSQTKGPTTRSHASLDQII; from the exons ATGGCGACGGCCAAATCCCGCGACGGAGGCGCTGCTGATGCTAGGTGCGGCGCTGATGGAGATCCGCCAGAGTTCCGTGGTGGCTCAAATCCATCTCAGTCGCAGCTTCCTCCCCAACTGTCGGAGGCAAACACATCAGTTGAATCCGTGGCGGCGACTGCGTTCGCCCGAGCTGTGAAGGAAGATCCGACGGGCAGCCAGAACTGGGCATCCGCGTTTGGCGGCGTTTG TTTGAATGATGAAGTCTGGGAAGTCAGATTTCATTTCTTTGATAGAGATAACTTGGAAAGAAATATAAGCCTGTCAGACATAACTTTCTGGAATCTAGTTGCACTTGTAGAGGTAGAAGGCTATTCTTTCTGGAATCCAGGTGTTTGGGTGTCAGGAATGATAGAGTTAACAGATGATGACAAGGTAGAGGAGATGCTGGGTGAGCTAGCTAGTAAAGAAAAAAAAGTGGTTAATGTTACAGTAATGAGAAGTGATGCTCCAACACCAGCTGATTTGAACAGATGCAATGTGTATGAAGACCAGGTTCCTTTGTCTGAAATAGGTGTGACACTTGTGTATGAGATAGATACATCTGGAGTTCTTTTCCCTAGAACAATGAAGCCACAGCCACAGCCAGTCCAGGTCATGCACACACATGATAGCATTGAACCAGAATTTGTAGTGGACAATGGTGAGGAGAGGCATGAGTATTTCGTGGACATTGATCAGGAGCAAGAGCAGATAGAGCAAAAGCTAGAGGAGAATAGGAATAAAGAGATTGAGAAGTTCAGGAGCaataagaaaagaaaagagaaataTAGAGCAGCTAAAAGGAAACTTCCAGAGTTGCTTGCTGAAGATTGTACTGACAATGATACTGATAGTGAGATTCTAGTAGATGAGAACATAATTGCTAGGCTAGAGGCAATGAAGAGGCATAGAGATGATCCACTCAACCACTTTGAAGATGACACTGATGTTGAAGAGCTATATGAACCAGACGAGGAGGAGGGAGTTGATAAAGCAACAGAGAAGGAGGCAGCAGTGAATAGCAGCATAGGAGGAAGCAGTACAGGAGGCAGTCAGACAAAGGGGCCAACAACCAGATCTCATGCAAGTTTAGACCAAATTATATAA